One window of the Strix uralensis isolate ZFMK-TIS-50842 chromosome 3, bStrUra1, whole genome shotgun sequence genome contains the following:
- the LATS1 gene encoding serine/threonine-protein kinase LATS1 isoform X2 → MKRSEKPEGYRQMRPKTFPASNYTGSSQQMLQEIRESLRNLPKPSDAAKADHSMGKMLSEDPRQGRNPPKFVTYHKVLQEIRNSLLPFANETTSAVKGTSEVNRQMLQDLQAAGFDEDMVIQALRQTNNRSIEAAIEFISKMSYQDPRREQMVAAAARPVNAGMKPPGTVQQSVNRKQSWKGSKESLVPQRHGPSLGDGVVYRSESPSSQPDVGRPLSGSGIAAFAQAHPGNGQRVNPPPLPQIRSVTPPPPPPRGQTPPPRGTTPPPPSWEPNSQTKRYSGNMEYVISRISPVPPGAWQDGYPPPPMNPPPINSSTQAQRGMSTVPIGRQPIIMQSSANSKFSFPSGRAGMQNGNCQAEFIVHQNVVSGNSVSRQPPPYPMNPTNRQSPTALQMQAGGSAPPSAYTNGNLPQAMMVPNRNSHNMELYNTNVAGIPASWSQPSPVQPQSSPGNGHDMPTWQPNLPVRSNSFNNHHGSRQSHSSSSQPSATTVTAITPAPIQQPVKSMRVLKPELQTALAPTHPSWMPQPVQTVQTLPFSESPSTNMAVMSSVAEAPNYQGPPPPYPKHLLHQNPSVNLYETGPKLNKEEPPILSKEDENEKNYECVDSTDKEKKQITTSPVPVRKNKKDEERRESRIQSYSPQAFKFFMEQHVENILKSHQQRLHRKKQLENEMMRVGLSPEARDQMRKMLCQKESNYIRLRRAKMDKSMFVKIKTLGVGAFGEVCLARKVDTNALYATKTLRKKDVLLRNQVAHVKAERDILAEADNEWVVRLYYSFQDKDNLYFVMDYIPGGDMMSLLIRMGVFPENLARFYTAELTCAVESVHKMGFIHRDIKPDNILIDRDGHIKLTDFGLCTGFRWTHDSKYYQSGDHARQDSMDFSNEWGDPANCRCGDRLKPLERRAARQHQRCLAHSLVGTPNYIAPEVLLRTGYTQLCDWWSVGVILFEMLVGQPPFLAQTPLETQMKVINWQTALHIPPQAKLTPEASDLIIKLCRGPEDRLGKNGADEIKAHPFFKTIDFSSDLRRQSAFYIPKIAHPTDTSNFDPVDPDKLWSDDDKEGNRNDTLNGWYKNGKHPEHAFYEFTFRRFFDDNGYPYNNPKPIEYEYGGSQNSEQQSDDDDDDEQAGRGVQNRDLVYV, encoded by the exons ATGAAGAGAAGTGAGAAGCCAGAAGGTTATAGACAAATGAGGCCTAAGACTTTTCCTGCCAGTAACTATactggcagcagccagcagatGCTACAGGAAATACGAGAGAGCCTCAGGAATTTACCAAAACCATCAGATGCTGCTAAAGCTGATCACAGCATGGGCAAAATGTTATCTGAAGATCCTAGACAAGGCCGAAATCCCCCCAAATTTGTAACATATCATAAAGTTTTGCAGGAGATAAGAAACTcacttttgccttttgcaaacgAAACAACCTCAGCTGTCAAAGGAACGTCAGAAGTTAATCGACAAATGCTGCAAGATTTACAAGCTGCTGGCTTTGATGAg gaTATGGTTATACAGGCTCTTAGACAAACTAACAACCGTAGTATAGAAGCTGCAATCGAATTTATAAGTAAAATGAGCTACCAGGACCCTCGTCGGGAACAGAtggttgcagcagcagcaagacctGTAAATGCAGGTATGAAACCACCAG GGACCGTACAGCAATCAGTTAACCGCAAGCAGAGCTGGAAGGGTTCTAAGGAGTCCTTGGTTCCTCAGAGGCACGGCCCTTCCCTGGGAGATGGTGTAGTTTATCGCTCAgagagtcccagctctcagcctgatGTAGGAAGGCCGTTATCTGGATCTGGCATTGCAGCGTTTGCTCAGGCTCATCCTGGCAATGGACAAAGAGTGAATCCCCCGCCTCTACCACAGATAAGGAGtgtcactcctcctcctccacctcctcgaGGACAGACACCCCCTCCGAGAGGAACTactcctccacctccttcctgGGAACCAAACTCTCAGACAAAGCGTTACTCTGGAAACATGGAATATGTGATCTCCCGAATTTCTCCAGTGCCACCAGGAGCGTGGCAGGATGGTTACCCACCTCCACCTATGAATCCTCCACCCATAAATTCTTCCACACAGGCTCAGAGAGGCATGAGCACTGTCCCCATTGGCAGGCAACCAATAATCATGCAGAGTTCTGCCAACAGCAAATTTAGTTTTCCCTCAGGAAGAGCTGGAATGCAAAATGGGAATTGTCAAGCAGAATTCATAGTTCACCAGAATGTGGTGTCTGGCAACTCAGTGAGTCGCCAGCCACCCCCATACCCCATGAATCCAACTAACAGGCAAAGtcccacagcactgcagatgcagGCAGGAGGATCTGCTCCTCCTTCAGCGTACACCAATGGGAATCTTCCCCAGGCAATGATGGTGCCAAATAGAAATAGTCACAACATGGAACTTTATAATACAAATGTAGCTGGAATACCCGCATCCTGGTCACAGCCTTCCCCTGTGCAACCGCAGTCATCCCCTGGCAATGGGCATGACATGCCTACGTGGCAGCCCAATCTTCCCGTACGCTCTAATTCTTTCAACAACCATCATGGGAGTAGGCAGAGTCACTCTAGCAGCTCGCAGCCTTCAGCTACAACAGTAACAGCGATAACGCCAGCTCCCATTCAGCAACCAGTAAAAAGTATGCGTGTGTTAAAACCAGAGCTACAGACTGCTTTAGCGCCCACTCACCCTTCCTGGATGCCACAACCAGTGCAAACCGTTCAGACCCTTCCCTTCTCTGAGAGTCCATCTACAAATATGGCAGTTATGTCTTCTGTTGCAGAGGCTCCAAATTACCAGGGTCCCCCACCACCTTACCCAAAACACTTGTTGCACCAGAATCCCTCTGTCAATCTGTATGAAACAGGACCCAAGCTCAACAAGGAGGAACCACCTATTTTATCCAAGGAGGATGAGAATGAAAAGAATTATGAATGTGTTGATTcaacagataaagaaaagaaacaaattacaaCATCACCTGTTCCTGTtaggaaaaacaagaaagatgaagaaagaagagagtcTCGCATTCAAAGCTATTCCCCTCAAGCCTTTAAATTCTTCATGGAGCAGCACGTGGAGAATATACTCAAGTCACATCAGCAGCGTTTGCATCGGAAAAAACAACTGGAGAATGAAATGATGAGG GTTGGATTGTCACCAGAAGCCCGAGATCAAATGAGGAAAATGTTGTGCCAGAAAGAGTCTAATTATATTCGGCTAAGAAGAGCTAAAATGGACAAGTCAATGtttgtaaaaattaaaacccTGGGAGTTGGTGCATTTGGAGAAGTTTGCCTAGCAAGAAAAGTGGATACTAATGCTTTATATGCAACAAAAACCCTGAGGAAAAAAGATGTCTTGCTTAGAAATCAAGTTGCTCATGTTAAAGCTGAGCGGGATATCCTTGCAGAAGCTGATAATGAATGGGTGGTTCGCCTGTACTATTCATTCCAAGATAAGGACAATTTGTACTTTGTCATGGACTACATTCCAGGAGGCGATATGATGAGTCTCCTAATTAGAATGGGTGTCTTTCCAGAAAATCTGGCACGGTTCTACACAGCAGAACTGACCTGCGCAGTTGAAAGCGTTCATAAAATGGGCTTCATCCACAGAGATATTAAACCTGATAATATCTTGATAGATCGCGATGGTCATATTAAACTGACTGACTTCGGGCTCTGTACAGGGTTTCGATGGACCCACGATTCAAAATACTACCAGAGTG GTGATCATGCACGTCAAGACAGTATGGATTTCAGTAACGAATGGGGTGACCCAGCAAATTGCAGGTGTGGAGATCGGCTGAAGCCACTTGAACGTAGGGCTGCACGCCAGCACCAGCGCTGTCTGGCCCATTCCCTTGTTGGCACACCCAATTACATTGCACCAGAAGTATTGTTACGAACAG GTTACACGCAGTTGTGTGACTGGTGGAGCGTTGGAGTAATTCTCTTTGAAATGTTAGTGGGGCAGCCTCCATTCCTGGCACAGACACCACTGGAAACACAAATGAAG GTTATCAACTGGCAAACTGCACTTCATATTCCACCTCAAGCTAAATTGACTCCAGAGGCCTCTGACCTTATTATTAAACTCTGCCGAGGGCCAGAAGATCGTTTAGGCAAAAATGGTGCAGATGAAATAAAAGCtcatccattttttaaaacaattgattTTTCAAGCGATCTACGTCGGCAGTCTGCTTTCTACATTCCTAAAATTGCTCATCCTACAGACACATCAAACTTTGATCCAGTTGATCCAGATAAATTGTGGAGTGATGATGATaaggaagggaacagaaatgATACACTTAATGGGTGgtacaaaaatggaaaacatccTGAACATGCTTTTTATGAATTCACTTTCCGAAGGTTTTTTGATGACAATGGCTACCCATACAATAATCCAAAGCCCATTGAGTATGAGTATGGTGGTTCCCAGAACTCAGAACAGCAgtcagatgatgatgatgatgatgaacaGGCAGGTAGAGGAGTTCAAAATCGTGACCTGGTTTATGTTTAG
- the LATS1 gene encoding serine/threonine-protein kinase LATS1 isoform X3, whose protein sequence is MKRSEKPEGYRQMRPKTFPASNYTGSSQQMLQEIRESLRNLPKPSDAAKADHSMGKMLSEDPRQGRNPPKFVTYHKVLQEIRNSLLPFANETTSAVKGTSEVNRQMLQDLQAAGFDEDMVIQALRQTNNRSIEAAIEFISKMSYQDPRREQMVAAAARPVNAAGTVQQSVNRKQSWKGSKESLVPQRHGPSLGDGVVYRSESPSSQPDVGRPLSGSGIAAFAQAHPGNGQRVNPPPLPQIRSVTPPPPPPRGQTPPPRGTTPPPPSWEPNSQTKRYSGNMEYVISRISPVPPGAWQDGYPPPPMNPPPINSSTQAQRGMSTVPIGRQPIIMQSSANSKFSFPSGRAGMQNGNCQAEFIVHQNVVSGNSVSRQPPPYPMNPTNRQSPTALQMQAGGSAPPSAYTNGNLPQAMMVPNRNSHNMELYNTNVAGIPASWSQPSPVQPQSSPGNGHDMPTWQPNLPVRSNSFNNHHGSRQSHSSSSQPSATTVTAITPAPIQQPVKSMRVLKPELQTALAPTHPSWMPQPVQTVQTLPFSESPSTNMAVMSSVAEAPNYQGPPPPYPKHLLHQNPSVNLYETGPKLNKEEPPILSKEDENEKNYECVDSTDKEKKQITTSPVPVRKNKKDEERRESRIQSYSPQAFKFFMEQHVENILKSHQQRLHRKKQLENEMMRVGLSPEARDQMRKMLCQKESNYIRLRRAKMDKSMFVKIKTLGVGAFGEVCLARKVDTNALYATKTLRKKDVLLRNQVAHVKAERDILAEADNEWVVRLYYSFQDKDNLYFVMDYIPGGDMMSLLIRMGVFPENLARFYTAELTCAVESVHKMGFIHRDIKPDNILIDRDGHIKLTDFGLCTGFRWTHDSKYYQSGDHARQDSMDFSNEWGDPANCRCGDRLKPLERRAARQHQRCLAHSLVGTPNYIAPEVLLRTGYTQLCDWWSVGVILFEMLVGQPPFLAQTPLETQMKVINWQTALHIPPQAKLTPEASDLIIKLCRGPEDRLGKNGADEIKAHPFFKTIDFSSDLRRQSAFYIPKIAHPTDTSNFDPVDPDKLWSDDDKEGNRNDTLNGWYKNGKHPEHAFYEFTFRRFFDDNGYPYNNPKPIEYEYGGSQNSEQQSDDDDDDEQAGRGVQNRDLVYV, encoded by the exons ATGAAGAGAAGTGAGAAGCCAGAAGGTTATAGACAAATGAGGCCTAAGACTTTTCCTGCCAGTAACTATactggcagcagccagcagatGCTACAGGAAATACGAGAGAGCCTCAGGAATTTACCAAAACCATCAGATGCTGCTAAAGCTGATCACAGCATGGGCAAAATGTTATCTGAAGATCCTAGACAAGGCCGAAATCCCCCCAAATTTGTAACATATCATAAAGTTTTGCAGGAGATAAGAAACTcacttttgccttttgcaaacgAAACAACCTCAGCTGTCAAAGGAACGTCAGAAGTTAATCGACAAATGCTGCAAGATTTACAAGCTGCTGGCTTTGATGAg gaTATGGTTATACAGGCTCTTAGACAAACTAACAACCGTAGTATAGAAGCTGCAATCGAATTTATAAGTAAAATGAGCTACCAGGACCCTCGTCGGGAACAGAtggttgcagcagcagcaagacctGTAAATGCAG CAGGGACCGTACAGCAATCAGTTAACCGCAAGCAGAGCTGGAAGGGTTCTAAGGAGTCCTTGGTTCCTCAGAGGCACGGCCCTTCCCTGGGAGATGGTGTAGTTTATCGCTCAgagagtcccagctctcagcctgatGTAGGAAGGCCGTTATCTGGATCTGGCATTGCAGCGTTTGCTCAGGCTCATCCTGGCAATGGACAAAGAGTGAATCCCCCGCCTCTACCACAGATAAGGAGtgtcactcctcctcctccacctcctcgaGGACAGACACCCCCTCCGAGAGGAACTactcctccacctccttcctgGGAACCAAACTCTCAGACAAAGCGTTACTCTGGAAACATGGAATATGTGATCTCCCGAATTTCTCCAGTGCCACCAGGAGCGTGGCAGGATGGTTACCCACCTCCACCTATGAATCCTCCACCCATAAATTCTTCCACACAGGCTCAGAGAGGCATGAGCACTGTCCCCATTGGCAGGCAACCAATAATCATGCAGAGTTCTGCCAACAGCAAATTTAGTTTTCCCTCAGGAAGAGCTGGAATGCAAAATGGGAATTGTCAAGCAGAATTCATAGTTCACCAGAATGTGGTGTCTGGCAACTCAGTGAGTCGCCAGCCACCCCCATACCCCATGAATCCAACTAACAGGCAAAGtcccacagcactgcagatgcagGCAGGAGGATCTGCTCCTCCTTCAGCGTACACCAATGGGAATCTTCCCCAGGCAATGATGGTGCCAAATAGAAATAGTCACAACATGGAACTTTATAATACAAATGTAGCTGGAATACCCGCATCCTGGTCACAGCCTTCCCCTGTGCAACCGCAGTCATCCCCTGGCAATGGGCATGACATGCCTACGTGGCAGCCCAATCTTCCCGTACGCTCTAATTCTTTCAACAACCATCATGGGAGTAGGCAGAGTCACTCTAGCAGCTCGCAGCCTTCAGCTACAACAGTAACAGCGATAACGCCAGCTCCCATTCAGCAACCAGTAAAAAGTATGCGTGTGTTAAAACCAGAGCTACAGACTGCTTTAGCGCCCACTCACCCTTCCTGGATGCCACAACCAGTGCAAACCGTTCAGACCCTTCCCTTCTCTGAGAGTCCATCTACAAATATGGCAGTTATGTCTTCTGTTGCAGAGGCTCCAAATTACCAGGGTCCCCCACCACCTTACCCAAAACACTTGTTGCACCAGAATCCCTCTGTCAATCTGTATGAAACAGGACCCAAGCTCAACAAGGAGGAACCACCTATTTTATCCAAGGAGGATGAGAATGAAAAGAATTATGAATGTGTTGATTcaacagataaagaaaagaaacaaattacaaCATCACCTGTTCCTGTtaggaaaaacaagaaagatgaagaaagaagagagtcTCGCATTCAAAGCTATTCCCCTCAAGCCTTTAAATTCTTCATGGAGCAGCACGTGGAGAATATACTCAAGTCACATCAGCAGCGTTTGCATCGGAAAAAACAACTGGAGAATGAAATGATGAGG GTTGGATTGTCACCAGAAGCCCGAGATCAAATGAGGAAAATGTTGTGCCAGAAAGAGTCTAATTATATTCGGCTAAGAAGAGCTAAAATGGACAAGTCAATGtttgtaaaaattaaaacccTGGGAGTTGGTGCATTTGGAGAAGTTTGCCTAGCAAGAAAAGTGGATACTAATGCTTTATATGCAACAAAAACCCTGAGGAAAAAAGATGTCTTGCTTAGAAATCAAGTTGCTCATGTTAAAGCTGAGCGGGATATCCTTGCAGAAGCTGATAATGAATGGGTGGTTCGCCTGTACTATTCATTCCAAGATAAGGACAATTTGTACTTTGTCATGGACTACATTCCAGGAGGCGATATGATGAGTCTCCTAATTAGAATGGGTGTCTTTCCAGAAAATCTGGCACGGTTCTACACAGCAGAACTGACCTGCGCAGTTGAAAGCGTTCATAAAATGGGCTTCATCCACAGAGATATTAAACCTGATAATATCTTGATAGATCGCGATGGTCATATTAAACTGACTGACTTCGGGCTCTGTACAGGGTTTCGATGGACCCACGATTCAAAATACTACCAGAGTG GTGATCATGCACGTCAAGACAGTATGGATTTCAGTAACGAATGGGGTGACCCAGCAAATTGCAGGTGTGGAGATCGGCTGAAGCCACTTGAACGTAGGGCTGCACGCCAGCACCAGCGCTGTCTGGCCCATTCCCTTGTTGGCACACCCAATTACATTGCACCAGAAGTATTGTTACGAACAG GTTACACGCAGTTGTGTGACTGGTGGAGCGTTGGAGTAATTCTCTTTGAAATGTTAGTGGGGCAGCCTCCATTCCTGGCACAGACACCACTGGAAACACAAATGAAG GTTATCAACTGGCAAACTGCACTTCATATTCCACCTCAAGCTAAATTGACTCCAGAGGCCTCTGACCTTATTATTAAACTCTGCCGAGGGCCAGAAGATCGTTTAGGCAAAAATGGTGCAGATGAAATAAAAGCtcatccattttttaaaacaattgattTTTCAAGCGATCTACGTCGGCAGTCTGCTTTCTACATTCCTAAAATTGCTCATCCTACAGACACATCAAACTTTGATCCAGTTGATCCAGATAAATTGTGGAGTGATGATGATaaggaagggaacagaaatgATACACTTAATGGGTGgtacaaaaatggaaaacatccTGAACATGCTTTTTATGAATTCACTTTCCGAAGGTTTTTTGATGACAATGGCTACCCATACAATAATCCAAAGCCCATTGAGTATGAGTATGGTGGTTCCCAGAACTCAGAACAGCAgtcagatgatgatgatgatgatgaacaGGCAGGTAGAGGAGTTCAAAATCGTGACCTGGTTTATGTTTAG
- the LATS1 gene encoding serine/threonine-protein kinase LATS1 isoform X1: MKRSEKPEGYRQMRPKTFPASNYTGSSQQMLQEIRESLRNLPKPSDAAKADHSMGKMLSEDPRQGRNPPKFVTYHKVLQEIRNSLLPFANETTSAVKGTSEVNRQMLQDLQAAGFDEDMVIQALRQTNNRSIEAAIEFISKMSYQDPRREQMVAAAARPVNAGMKPPAGTVQQSVNRKQSWKGSKESLVPQRHGPSLGDGVVYRSESPSSQPDVGRPLSGSGIAAFAQAHPGNGQRVNPPPLPQIRSVTPPPPPPRGQTPPPRGTTPPPPSWEPNSQTKRYSGNMEYVISRISPVPPGAWQDGYPPPPMNPPPINSSTQAQRGMSTVPIGRQPIIMQSSANSKFSFPSGRAGMQNGNCQAEFIVHQNVVSGNSVSRQPPPYPMNPTNRQSPTALQMQAGGSAPPSAYTNGNLPQAMMVPNRNSHNMELYNTNVAGIPASWSQPSPVQPQSSPGNGHDMPTWQPNLPVRSNSFNNHHGSRQSHSSSSQPSATTVTAITPAPIQQPVKSMRVLKPELQTALAPTHPSWMPQPVQTVQTLPFSESPSTNMAVMSSVAEAPNYQGPPPPYPKHLLHQNPSVNLYETGPKLNKEEPPILSKEDENEKNYECVDSTDKEKKQITTSPVPVRKNKKDEERRESRIQSYSPQAFKFFMEQHVENILKSHQQRLHRKKQLENEMMRVGLSPEARDQMRKMLCQKESNYIRLRRAKMDKSMFVKIKTLGVGAFGEVCLARKVDTNALYATKTLRKKDVLLRNQVAHVKAERDILAEADNEWVVRLYYSFQDKDNLYFVMDYIPGGDMMSLLIRMGVFPENLARFYTAELTCAVESVHKMGFIHRDIKPDNILIDRDGHIKLTDFGLCTGFRWTHDSKYYQSGDHARQDSMDFSNEWGDPANCRCGDRLKPLERRAARQHQRCLAHSLVGTPNYIAPEVLLRTGYTQLCDWWSVGVILFEMLVGQPPFLAQTPLETQMKVINWQTALHIPPQAKLTPEASDLIIKLCRGPEDRLGKNGADEIKAHPFFKTIDFSSDLRRQSAFYIPKIAHPTDTSNFDPVDPDKLWSDDDKEGNRNDTLNGWYKNGKHPEHAFYEFTFRRFFDDNGYPYNNPKPIEYEYGGSQNSEQQSDDDDDDEQAGRGVQNRDLVYV; this comes from the exons ATGAAGAGAAGTGAGAAGCCAGAAGGTTATAGACAAATGAGGCCTAAGACTTTTCCTGCCAGTAACTATactggcagcagccagcagatGCTACAGGAAATACGAGAGAGCCTCAGGAATTTACCAAAACCATCAGATGCTGCTAAAGCTGATCACAGCATGGGCAAAATGTTATCTGAAGATCCTAGACAAGGCCGAAATCCCCCCAAATTTGTAACATATCATAAAGTTTTGCAGGAGATAAGAAACTcacttttgccttttgcaaacgAAACAACCTCAGCTGTCAAAGGAACGTCAGAAGTTAATCGACAAATGCTGCAAGATTTACAAGCTGCTGGCTTTGATGAg gaTATGGTTATACAGGCTCTTAGACAAACTAACAACCGTAGTATAGAAGCTGCAATCGAATTTATAAGTAAAATGAGCTACCAGGACCCTCGTCGGGAACAGAtggttgcagcagcagcaagacctGTAAATGCAGGTATGAAACCACCAG CAGGGACCGTACAGCAATCAGTTAACCGCAAGCAGAGCTGGAAGGGTTCTAAGGAGTCCTTGGTTCCTCAGAGGCACGGCCCTTCCCTGGGAGATGGTGTAGTTTATCGCTCAgagagtcccagctctcagcctgatGTAGGAAGGCCGTTATCTGGATCTGGCATTGCAGCGTTTGCTCAGGCTCATCCTGGCAATGGACAAAGAGTGAATCCCCCGCCTCTACCACAGATAAGGAGtgtcactcctcctcctccacctcctcgaGGACAGACACCCCCTCCGAGAGGAACTactcctccacctccttcctgGGAACCAAACTCTCAGACAAAGCGTTACTCTGGAAACATGGAATATGTGATCTCCCGAATTTCTCCAGTGCCACCAGGAGCGTGGCAGGATGGTTACCCACCTCCACCTATGAATCCTCCACCCATAAATTCTTCCACACAGGCTCAGAGAGGCATGAGCACTGTCCCCATTGGCAGGCAACCAATAATCATGCAGAGTTCTGCCAACAGCAAATTTAGTTTTCCCTCAGGAAGAGCTGGAATGCAAAATGGGAATTGTCAAGCAGAATTCATAGTTCACCAGAATGTGGTGTCTGGCAACTCAGTGAGTCGCCAGCCACCCCCATACCCCATGAATCCAACTAACAGGCAAAGtcccacagcactgcagatgcagGCAGGAGGATCTGCTCCTCCTTCAGCGTACACCAATGGGAATCTTCCCCAGGCAATGATGGTGCCAAATAGAAATAGTCACAACATGGAACTTTATAATACAAATGTAGCTGGAATACCCGCATCCTGGTCACAGCCTTCCCCTGTGCAACCGCAGTCATCCCCTGGCAATGGGCATGACATGCCTACGTGGCAGCCCAATCTTCCCGTACGCTCTAATTCTTTCAACAACCATCATGGGAGTAGGCAGAGTCACTCTAGCAGCTCGCAGCCTTCAGCTACAACAGTAACAGCGATAACGCCAGCTCCCATTCAGCAACCAGTAAAAAGTATGCGTGTGTTAAAACCAGAGCTACAGACTGCTTTAGCGCCCACTCACCCTTCCTGGATGCCACAACCAGTGCAAACCGTTCAGACCCTTCCCTTCTCTGAGAGTCCATCTACAAATATGGCAGTTATGTCTTCTGTTGCAGAGGCTCCAAATTACCAGGGTCCCCCACCACCTTACCCAAAACACTTGTTGCACCAGAATCCCTCTGTCAATCTGTATGAAACAGGACCCAAGCTCAACAAGGAGGAACCACCTATTTTATCCAAGGAGGATGAGAATGAAAAGAATTATGAATGTGTTGATTcaacagataaagaaaagaaacaaattacaaCATCACCTGTTCCTGTtaggaaaaacaagaaagatgaagaaagaagagagtcTCGCATTCAAAGCTATTCCCCTCAAGCCTTTAAATTCTTCATGGAGCAGCACGTGGAGAATATACTCAAGTCACATCAGCAGCGTTTGCATCGGAAAAAACAACTGGAGAATGAAATGATGAGG GTTGGATTGTCACCAGAAGCCCGAGATCAAATGAGGAAAATGTTGTGCCAGAAAGAGTCTAATTATATTCGGCTAAGAAGAGCTAAAATGGACAAGTCAATGtttgtaaaaattaaaacccTGGGAGTTGGTGCATTTGGAGAAGTTTGCCTAGCAAGAAAAGTGGATACTAATGCTTTATATGCAACAAAAACCCTGAGGAAAAAAGATGTCTTGCTTAGAAATCAAGTTGCTCATGTTAAAGCTGAGCGGGATATCCTTGCAGAAGCTGATAATGAATGGGTGGTTCGCCTGTACTATTCATTCCAAGATAAGGACAATTTGTACTTTGTCATGGACTACATTCCAGGAGGCGATATGATGAGTCTCCTAATTAGAATGGGTGTCTTTCCAGAAAATCTGGCACGGTTCTACACAGCAGAACTGACCTGCGCAGTTGAAAGCGTTCATAAAATGGGCTTCATCCACAGAGATATTAAACCTGATAATATCTTGATAGATCGCGATGGTCATATTAAACTGACTGACTTCGGGCTCTGTACAGGGTTTCGATGGACCCACGATTCAAAATACTACCAGAGTG GTGATCATGCACGTCAAGACAGTATGGATTTCAGTAACGAATGGGGTGACCCAGCAAATTGCAGGTGTGGAGATCGGCTGAAGCCACTTGAACGTAGGGCTGCACGCCAGCACCAGCGCTGTCTGGCCCATTCCCTTGTTGGCACACCCAATTACATTGCACCAGAAGTATTGTTACGAACAG GTTACACGCAGTTGTGTGACTGGTGGAGCGTTGGAGTAATTCTCTTTGAAATGTTAGTGGGGCAGCCTCCATTCCTGGCACAGACACCACTGGAAACACAAATGAAG GTTATCAACTGGCAAACTGCACTTCATATTCCACCTCAAGCTAAATTGACTCCAGAGGCCTCTGACCTTATTATTAAACTCTGCCGAGGGCCAGAAGATCGTTTAGGCAAAAATGGTGCAGATGAAATAAAAGCtcatccattttttaaaacaattgattTTTCAAGCGATCTACGTCGGCAGTCTGCTTTCTACATTCCTAAAATTGCTCATCCTACAGACACATCAAACTTTGATCCAGTTGATCCAGATAAATTGTGGAGTGATGATGATaaggaagggaacagaaatgATACACTTAATGGGTGgtacaaaaatggaaaacatccTGAACATGCTTTTTATGAATTCACTTTCCGAAGGTTTTTTGATGACAATGGCTACCCATACAATAATCCAAAGCCCATTGAGTATGAGTATGGTGGTTCCCAGAACTCAGAACAGCAgtcagatgatgatgatgatgatgaacaGGCAGGTAGAGGAGTTCAAAATCGTGACCTGGTTTATGTTTAG